One genomic region from Cygnus atratus isolate AKBS03 ecotype Queensland, Australia chromosome 18, CAtr_DNAZoo_HiC_assembly, whole genome shotgun sequence encodes:
- the SUMO2 gene encoding small ubiquitin-related modifier 2 produces MADEKPKEGVKTENNDHINLKVAGQDGSVVQFKIKRHTPLSKLMKAYCERQGLSMRQIRFRFDGQPINETDTPAQLEMEDEDTIDVFQQQTGGVY; encoded by the exons ATGGCCGACGAGAAGCCCAAG GAAGGAGTGAAGACTGAAAACAATGACCACATTAATCTGAAGGTGGCAGGGCAAGATGGGTCTGTGGTGCAGTTTAAGATTAAGAGGCATACACCACTTAGTAAACTAATGAAAGCCTATTGTGAACGACAG GGGTTGTCAATGAGGCAAATCAGATTCCGGTTCGATGGGCAGCCAATTAATGAAACAGACACACCTGCACAG TTGGAAATGGAGGATGAAGATACAATTGATGTGTTCCAGCAGCAAACAGGAGGAGTttactaa